In Marinobacter sp. es.048, the following proteins share a genomic window:
- a CDS encoding class I SAM-dependent methyltransferase translates to MSFYEDRILPHIIDRACSMGQVMKLRSQVVPHAKGVVLEVGMGSAINMEFYNSDHVDMVYGLEPSESMRRKAQINLARSPIKVEWLDLPGEKIPLEDHSVDTVLLTFTLCTIPDWQTALQQMWRVLKPGGELLFLEHGESPHDGTRKWQHRITPGWKKLAGGCHLNRHIADLIRHAGFEIRELENLYIPKAPKIAGYIYKGRATKPAEASPAA, encoded by the coding sequence ATGAGCTTTTACGAAGACAGAATACTGCCCCACATAATAGACCGCGCATGCTCAATGGGCCAGGTTATGAAGCTTCGTAGCCAGGTAGTACCCCACGCCAAAGGGGTGGTTCTGGAAGTGGGTATGGGCTCCGCCATCAACATGGAATTCTACAATTCCGATCACGTCGACATGGTGTATGGCCTCGAGCCCTCAGAAAGCATGCGTCGAAAGGCTCAGATCAACTTGGCAAGATCCCCCATAAAGGTAGAGTGGCTGGACCTGCCGGGTGAGAAAATCCCGCTGGAAGATCACTCCGTGGATACCGTACTGTTGACCTTCACCCTGTGCACCATCCCCGACTGGCAAACAGCCCTCCAACAAATGTGGCGGGTACTCAAGCCGGGCGGCGAACTCCTGTTCCTGGAACACGGCGAATCTCCTCATGACGGCACCCGCAAGTGGCAACACCGCATCACCCCCGGCTGGAAAAAGTTGGCCGGCGGCTGTCACCTGAACCGCCACATCGCCGACCTGATCCGACACGCCGGCTTCGAAATCCGGGAGCTGGAAAACCTCTACATCCCAAAGGCACCGAAAATCGCGGGATACATTTACAAGGGCAGGGCAACCAAGCCCGCAGAGGCCAGCCCAGCCGCTTGA
- a CDS encoding enoyl-CoA hydratase-related protein yields the protein MSTAPKLTDALLTLGNRVATLTLNRHDLRNALTGSNLIDDIVATAEWVNQCDDVSVLVITGAGSAFSAGGNIRDMANRSGDFAGDVAECADRYRKGIQRIPLALQNVEVPIIAAVNGPAIGAGFDLANMADIRIASESAKFGETFLNLGIIPGDGGAWFMQRLIGYQRAFELTLTGRVIDATEAKELGIVLEVVPADELLTAANAMASRIAGQPPKATRLTKRLMKMAPGMELKDFLDVCANFQGMCHNEPEHLEAVNKMLEAMSKK from the coding sequence ATGTCCACTGCACCTAAGCTCACCGATGCACTGCTTACCCTGGGAAACCGTGTAGCCACCCTCACCCTGAATCGCCACGACCTCCGCAATGCGCTGACAGGCTCAAACCTGATCGACGACATCGTGGCCACGGCAGAATGGGTGAACCAGTGCGACGATGTTTCAGTACTGGTGATCACCGGGGCGGGCTCTGCGTTCAGCGCTGGCGGAAATATCCGGGATATGGCCAACCGCAGTGGCGATTTCGCCGGTGACGTGGCCGAATGCGCCGACCGCTACCGCAAAGGCATCCAGCGCATTCCCCTGGCCCTCCAGAACGTCGAGGTGCCCATCATCGCTGCGGTCAACGGCCCGGCCATCGGCGCCGGCTTCGATCTGGCCAACATGGCGGATATCCGCATTGCCTCGGAAAGCGCCAAGTTCGGCGAAACCTTCCTCAACCTCGGCATTATCCCCGGCGACGGCGGCGCCTGGTTTATGCAACGCCTTATCGGCTACCAACGCGCGTTCGAGCTCACGCTCACCGGCCGTGTAATCGATGCAACCGAAGCAAAAGAACTCGGCATTGTTCTGGAAGTCGTGCCAGCGGACGAACTGTTAACCGCAGCCAATGCCATGGCCAGCCGCATAGCCGGCCAGCCACCGAAAGCCACCCGCCTCACCAAACGCTTGATGAAGATGGCGCCGGGAATGGAGCTGAAGGATTTTCTGGATGTGTGCGCCAACTTCCAGGGCATGTGCCACAACGAGCCAGAGCACCTGGAAGCGGTTAACAAAATGCTGGAAGCGATGTCGAAGAAATAA
- a CDS encoding putative selenate ABC transporter substrate-binding protein: MTHHLIRKLLVIGLCSLFAATASAQTFIFTAIPDEDETKLVERFQGIADYLSEELDADVKYIPVKSYAAAVSAFRNNQVQLAWFGGLSGVQARSLVPGSQAIAQGTEDQAFYVYFIAHESTGLDRQDNLPDNVRGKTFTFGSKGSTSGRLIPEYHIRETFGEAPEDVFSRVGFSGNHTRTLRLVESGTYEVGAMNYAVWEKELENGNINTDAVKVIWKTPGFPNYQWSIRGDVDENYGEGFTDRIREALLALDDPELLESFPRSAFIPASNDDYEPIRKVAKEIGIID; the protein is encoded by the coding sequence ATGACCCACCATCTTATACGGAAATTACTGGTTATTGGTCTCTGTTCTCTGTTTGCAGCCACTGCCTCTGCCCAAACGTTCATTTTCACCGCGATTCCGGACGAGGATGAAACCAAACTCGTGGAGCGCTTCCAGGGCATAGCGGACTACCTGTCCGAGGAACTGGATGCCGATGTGAAGTACATACCCGTCAAGTCCTACGCAGCTGCCGTTTCTGCATTCCGGAACAACCAGGTGCAACTGGCGTGGTTTGGCGGTCTGTCCGGCGTTCAGGCGAGATCACTCGTCCCCGGATCGCAGGCAATCGCGCAGGGCACCGAAGATCAGGCCTTCTATGTCTATTTTATTGCTCATGAGAGCACCGGCCTGGATCGTCAGGACAACCTGCCGGACAACGTACGTGGCAAGACCTTTACCTTCGGATCAAAGGGCTCAACTTCCGGGCGATTGATTCCCGAGTACCACATCCGCGAGACGTTTGGAGAAGCACCCGAGGATGTCTTTTCCCGAGTCGGCTTCAGCGGCAACCATACTCGCACCCTACGTCTGGTCGAGTCCGGCACCTATGAAGTGGGCGCGATGAACTACGCGGTCTGGGAAAAAGAACTGGAAAACGGAAACATTAATACCGACGCTGTGAAGGTCATCTGGAAGACACCCGGCTTCCCGAATTATCAGTGGAGCATTCGTGGCGACGTGGATGAAAACTACGGCGAGGGCTTTACCGATCGCATCCGTGAGGCCCTGCTCGCGCTTGATGATCCCGAGTTGCTTGAGAGCTTCCCACGTTCTGCATTTATTCCCGCCTCAAACGACGATTATGAGCCGATTCGCAAAGTCGCGAAAGAAATCGGAATCATTGATTGA
- a CDS encoding DUF192 domain-containing protein, whose product MTFASGLVRGAGVWALLAASSMLYGCSSGIAAPQDGLPVVEACFVSASGVVPVKLEIASTSEQRQKGLMGRTSMAADAGMLFKYREPRSASHGFWMYKTLIPLDIAYLSEDGKIGSIRKMVPCPSASGSGCPTYPAGVPFIQAVEMNAGFYREYGIRPGDHLYLGKENCPAR is encoded by the coding sequence GTGACCTTCGCATCAGGCCTGGTTCGGGGGGCGGGAGTCTGGGCCCTCCTTGCAGCCAGCTCAATGCTCTACGGCTGCTCCTCAGGCATTGCAGCGCCGCAGGACGGCCTGCCGGTTGTCGAGGCCTGCTTTGTGTCTGCGTCGGGCGTGGTGCCAGTAAAACTCGAGATTGCCAGCACTTCCGAGCAACGCCAGAAAGGACTGATGGGCCGTACGTCCATGGCAGCCGATGCCGGGATGCTGTTTAAATACCGCGAGCCGAGATCAGCCAGCCACGGGTTCTGGATGTACAAGACCCTGATTCCCCTCGACATCGCCTACCTGAGCGAGGATGGCAAGATTGGCAGCATTCGCAAGATGGTGCCCTGCCCCTCGGCCAGCGGCTCCGGTTGCCCCACCTACCCGGCCGGTGTGCCCTTTATTCAGGCGGTGGAGATGAACGCCGGCTTTTATCGGGAGTATGGAATCAGGCCGGGCGACCATCTGTACCTGGGAAAGGAAAATTGCCCGGCGCGATAG
- the senB gene encoding selenoneine biosynthesis selenosugar synthase SenB gives MHLILITPAKPDSKAGNRATAERWKGLLETAGHSVDVVTHYHGEACDAFIALHAWRSFDAIRRFRETWAEKPLIVALTGTDIYHHQHEYPEDTLYSMDVADTLIGLHDLVAEDIPACLAGKLVTLHQSADAPESFPAPAADGSSETFGACVIGHLRDEKDSLRAAYAARLLPEDSRVQVFCAGKAHNEEWQRKAEQEIAENPRFHWLGELDKADTRQLMVNSQVMVISSIMEGGANVVSEACRAGLPVLASDIPGNVGLLGRDYAGYSPVGDEQALADLLHRAETDTAFLASLKKQVGKLAERFLPEKEQASLEQALQLAVQRCSERR, from the coding sequence ATGCATTTAATCCTGATCACACCGGCGAAGCCGGATTCCAAAGCTGGAAACAGGGCCACGGCAGAACGCTGGAAAGGCCTGCTGGAAACGGCCGGGCACTCGGTTGATGTCGTTACTCATTATCACGGTGAGGCCTGCGATGCGTTTATTGCGCTCCACGCATGGCGCAGTTTCGATGCCATCCGACGTTTCCGGGAAACCTGGGCCGAAAAGCCGCTGATTGTGGCGCTGACCGGCACGGACATCTATCACCATCAGCACGAGTACCCGGAAGACACCCTGTATTCCATGGACGTGGCGGATACACTCATCGGCCTGCATGACCTTGTCGCCGAAGACATACCCGCCTGTTTGGCCGGCAAGCTGGTTACGCTACACCAATCGGCCGACGCGCCGGAATCCTTTCCAGCGCCCGCCGCGGATGGCAGCAGCGAAACGTTTGGCGCATGTGTGATCGGCCATCTGCGGGACGAAAAGGACTCCCTGCGGGCGGCCTATGCAGCGCGATTGCTGCCGGAAGACTCGCGTGTCCAGGTTTTCTGCGCCGGCAAGGCCCACAACGAAGAGTGGCAACGCAAAGCCGAGCAGGAAATAGCGGAGAACCCACGCTTTCACTGGCTCGGCGAATTGGATAAAGCCGACACCCGACAGTTGATGGTTAACAGCCAGGTGATGGTGATCAGCTCGATAATGGAGGGCGGCGCGAACGTTGTATCCGAGGCCTGCCGGGCTGGCTTGCCGGTATTGGCATCCGATATCCCGGGAAATGTCGGTTTGTTGGGACGGGACTATGCCGGATATTCCCCCGTTGGGGACGAACAAGCGCTGGCCGATCTGCTTCACCGCGCAGAGACCGATACCGCGTTTCTCGCTTCTCTTAAAAAACAGGTGGGCAAGCTCGCCGAACGTTTTCTGCCAGAAAAGGAGCAGGCATCCCTGGAGCAGGCGCTACAGCTTGCGGTGCAGCGCTGCTCAGAGAGACGTTAG
- a CDS encoding PhnE/PtxC family ABC transporter permease yields MLSYPTVRTSLIFLAIALVGLLFADIAITANNPWRDLGNFFLGVLTPNFFSSEGLLTALLRTVAFAFVGVTVGAICGFLLALVYRFLPVRIFCAFIRAIHELFWALIFLQFFGFHPLTGVLAIAIPYSGIFAKVYSEILEEADPEPGRLLPPGTGTIAAFLYTRIPDCWVQLRTYTAYRLECGLRSSAILGFVGLPTLGFYLETSFSQGMYSDAGAMLIMFYVLIATIPLWVKPKLLPVYILGAPFFLGDGLPIVWGNVERFFTEDIVPSPLRDDEGLAGLLPWLNELMVEQALPGIWNTVILTQIALVATGILALLAFPLISNHFGGPIRRTSGHVFLVIARSTPEYILAYILLQLWGPSMLPAVVALALHNGGIIGHLIGRQTNTIRLRSDAPTGFNRYGWELVPRIYRSFLAFLFYRWEIIMRETAILGILGIYTLGFYVDSAIQSIRFDQAMVLILITAMLNIGVDILGRYIRRKLALQTMPTC; encoded by the coding sequence ATGCTCTCCTACCCAACGGTTCGCACCAGCCTGATCTTTCTTGCCATTGCGCTCGTGGGACTCCTTTTTGCTGATATAGCGATAACCGCCAACAATCCCTGGCGGGACCTTGGCAACTTCTTCCTGGGTGTTCTTACGCCTAATTTCTTCAGCAGCGAGGGGCTTCTTACAGCGTTGCTGCGAACCGTGGCCTTTGCATTTGTTGGCGTAACGGTTGGTGCTATCTGCGGATTTCTGTTGGCACTGGTGTACCGATTTCTCCCGGTGCGCATTTTTTGCGCGTTCATCAGGGCGATTCACGAGCTATTCTGGGCACTGATTTTCCTGCAGTTCTTCGGCTTCCATCCCCTGACGGGCGTGCTGGCGATCGCAATACCCTACTCCGGCATTTTCGCCAAGGTTTACTCCGAGATTCTTGAGGAAGCCGATCCGGAACCAGGCCGGCTGTTGCCTCCGGGCACAGGGACCATCGCCGCATTCCTCTACACCAGAATTCCTGATTGCTGGGTCCAGCTGAGAACCTACACCGCCTATCGTCTGGAATGCGGGCTTCGGTCGAGCGCTATTCTCGGCTTCGTTGGCCTGCCCACTCTGGGGTTCTACCTGGAAACGTCTTTTTCGCAGGGCATGTACTCCGATGCCGGTGCGATGTTGATAATGTTCTACGTGCTCATTGCCACCATCCCTCTATGGGTAAAACCCAAACTGCTACCCGTGTATATTCTGGGCGCTCCTTTCTTCCTCGGGGATGGTTTGCCCATCGTCTGGGGCAATGTAGAACGATTTTTCACTGAAGATATCGTGCCCAGCCCACTGAGGGATGATGAGGGCCTGGCCGGCCTTCTGCCATGGCTGAATGAACTGATGGTCGAACAGGCATTGCCGGGCATCTGGAATACGGTCATCCTTACTCAGATTGCGCTGGTGGCCACAGGCATCCTTGCCTTGCTCGCGTTCCCGCTGATCTCAAATCACTTTGGTGGCCCGATTCGCCGGACTTCCGGCCATGTCTTCCTGGTTATTGCCCGATCAACGCCTGAATACATCCTGGCCTATATTCTCCTGCAACTGTGGGGGCCTTCCATGCTGCCTGCTGTAGTTGCATTGGCGCTTCACAATGGCGGCATCATAGGCCACCTGATTGGCCGACAAACCAACACCATCCGTTTGAGATCCGATGCTCCCACAGGCTTTAATCGCTATGGCTGGGAACTCGTGCCCCGGATCTACCGCTCATTTCTGGCGTTTCTGTTTTATCGCTGGGAAATCATCATGAGAGAAACCGCCATCCTCGGTATTCTCGGCATCTACACCCTTGGCTTTTACGTTGACAGCGCTATTCAGAGCATCCGGTTCGACCAGGCAATGGTTCTGATCCTGATAACCGCCATGCTGAACATCGGCGTAGACATTCTTGGTCGCTATATTCGCCGCAAGCTGGCCTTGCAGACCATGCCCACCTGCTAG
- a CDS encoding enoyl-CoA hydratase yields the protein MTEQTAELVHKYSENSITTLTLNQPEKKNSLSMAMLEALSEELDIIASDTETRVVVLAAHGNVFCAGHDLREVREQFDSHEFQLALFNQCSKVMQQIVNLPRPVIARVAGVATAAGCQLVASCDLAVAADTARFATPGVNIGLFCSTPMVALSRNVSRKHAMEMLLTGELIGAVKAERIGLVNQVVDEQHLDEMVYKLARTIAEKSGHTLKIGKEAFYRQLEMPLADAYEYTSEVMADNMMANDAQEGICAFLEKRKPEWKDS from the coding sequence ATGACCGAACAAACAGCAGAACTGGTGCACAAGTACAGCGAAAATAGCATTACCACGCTCACGCTCAACCAGCCTGAGAAGAAAAACAGCCTTTCCATGGCCATGCTCGAGGCCTTGTCTGAAGAGCTCGACATCATTGCCTCGGATACGGAGACCCGGGTTGTGGTTCTGGCGGCCCATGGCAACGTGTTCTGCGCTGGCCATGATCTGCGGGAAGTCCGGGAACAGTTCGATAGCCACGAATTCCAGCTGGCGTTGTTTAACCAGTGCAGCAAGGTGATGCAGCAGATCGTGAATCTGCCCAGGCCGGTGATTGCGCGGGTGGCCGGCGTTGCCACTGCTGCGGGCTGTCAGCTGGTGGCCAGCTGCGACCTGGCAGTAGCAGCGGATACCGCGCGCTTTGCCACCCCGGGCGTGAATATCGGGCTGTTCTGTTCCACGCCGATGGTGGCGCTGTCGCGGAATGTCTCACGCAAGCACGCCATGGAGATGCTGCTGACCGGCGAGTTGATTGGCGCTGTGAAGGCCGAACGAATCGGACTCGTCAATCAGGTCGTTGATGAGCAGCATCTGGACGAAATGGTTTACAAGCTGGCCCGCACTATTGCCGAAAAGTCCGGCCACACCCTGAAAATCGGCAAGGAAGCCTTCTACCGGCAACTAGAAATGCCTCTGGCAGATGCCTACGAGTACACCTCCGAAGTGATGGCCGACAACATGATGGCCAACGATGCCCAGGAGGGTATCTGCGCGTTTCTGGAGAAGCGCAAGCCGGAGTGGAAAGACAGCTAG
- a CDS encoding ABC transporter ATP-binding protein → MQPDISVKHLSKVYGDGFQALKDINLDIRRGEIFALLGPNGAGKTTLISIICGIVNASSGQVTAAGYDIVKDYRKARETIGLVPQELNTDSFETVWNAVSFSRGLFGKAPKPAHIEKVLKDLSLWDKRNNRIMSLSGGMKRRLMIAKALSHEPQILFLDEPTAGVDVELRRDMWEMVRKLREHGVTIILTTHYIEEAEEMADRIGVIRGGEIILVEDKAQLMTKLGKKELRLQLQHKLDKVPGELTLEPIELSEDGYELIYTFDSQREQAGVTRLLRTLGDLGIEYRDLQTRESSLEEIFVGLVHE, encoded by the coding sequence GTGCAGCCGGATATTTCCGTTAAGCACCTGAGCAAGGTATATGGCGACGGTTTTCAGGCCCTGAAAGACATTAACCTGGACATCCGCCGTGGCGAGATCTTCGCCCTCCTCGGCCCCAATGGCGCTGGTAAGACCACGCTCATCAGTATCATCTGCGGTATCGTCAATGCCTCCTCCGGACAGGTAACGGCCGCCGGTTACGACATCGTCAAAGATTACCGCAAGGCCCGCGAGACCATCGGCCTGGTGCCACAGGAACTCAACACCGATTCATTCGAGACGGTCTGGAATGCCGTTTCCTTCAGTCGTGGGCTATTCGGCAAGGCGCCGAAACCTGCGCACATAGAGAAAGTCCTGAAAGATCTTTCTCTCTGGGACAAGCGCAACAACCGGATCATGTCTCTCTCCGGTGGCATGAAGCGCCGTCTGATGATTGCCAAGGCGCTCTCCCATGAGCCCCAGATACTGTTCCTGGATGAGCCCACGGCCGGCGTCGACGTTGAGTTGCGCCGGGACATGTGGGAAATGGTGCGCAAACTTCGGGAACATGGCGTGACCATCATCCTCACCACCCACTACATCGAAGAAGCCGAGGAAATGGCGGATCGCATCGGTGTCATTCGCGGTGGCGAGATCATTCTGGTCGAGGACAAGGCCCAGTTGATGACCAAGCTGGGCAAGAAAGAGTTGCGACTGCAGCTGCAGCACAAACTGGACAAGGTGCCCGGTGAACTTACTCTGGAGCCGATAGAGCTGTCAGAGGATGGTTACGAGCTGATATACACCTTCGATTCCCAGCGAGAGCAGGCAGGGGTAACCCGATTGCTCCGCACGCTTGGCGATCTCGGTATCGAATACCGAGACCTTCAAACCCGGGAAAGCTCCCTTGAAGAGATTTTTGTCGGCCTGGTGCACGAGTAA
- a CDS encoding DMT family transporter → MQTNRIKGLTIAALGVLFIVPDALLVKITSVDPLVFLFWRGLLLAISFFVISWARYRSRLVPEIRKCGPKGLFCAGAFAISTLGFVVGMKNTAAGNVLVILNTAPVIAAVIAWAVWKETLPLRTWSVILVCVTGATLMAVGEFGKGDPLGLLMAVVAATALASNLNVARSKPDSDMSVMLMFGALALAVVAALLGGAQMPSGRDFFFIALLCLVFLPTACILIQIGPRYIPAAEVSLMLLLETVLGSFLVWLFLGEVPPKLSLVGGVIVFSALAVHGWTEVNRYRKARLVVD, encoded by the coding sequence TTGCAGACAAACCGAATCAAAGGACTGACGATCGCCGCCCTCGGCGTGCTTTTTATCGTCCCGGATGCGCTGCTTGTGAAAATCACCTCCGTGGACCCGCTGGTGTTCCTGTTTTGGCGGGGCTTATTGCTGGCCATCAGTTTCTTTGTGATCAGCTGGGCCAGATACCGTTCCCGGCTGGTGCCGGAAATCCGGAAATGCGGCCCTAAAGGGCTGTTCTGCGCCGGTGCCTTTGCCATCAGCACCCTCGGATTCGTGGTGGGCATGAAGAACACGGCCGCAGGCAATGTACTGGTAATCCTCAACACCGCCCCTGTTATCGCCGCCGTCATTGCCTGGGCGGTTTGGAAAGAAACCCTTCCCTTGCGAACCTGGTCAGTTATCCTGGTGTGCGTTACTGGCGCGACCCTCATGGCGGTGGGCGAATTTGGCAAGGGCGACCCGCTGGGCCTTCTAATGGCCGTGGTTGCAGCTACAGCCCTGGCCTCTAACCTCAATGTAGCCCGATCCAAACCCGACAGCGATATGAGCGTGATGCTCATGTTCGGTGCTCTGGCACTGGCTGTCGTGGCCGCCCTGCTTGGAGGAGCCCAGATGCCATCAGGCCGGGACTTCTTCTTTATCGCCCTGCTCTGCCTGGTATTCCTGCCAACCGCCTGCATTCTGATCCAGATTGGCCCCCGCTACATTCCTGCGGCAGAAGTCAGCCTGATGCTGCTTCTGGAGACTGTGCTAGGGTCCTTCCTCGTGTGGCTGTTTCTCGGCGAAGTGCCACCAAAGCTCAGTCTGGTGGGTGGTGTTATCGTGTTCTCTGCCCTGGCGGTGCACGGCTGGACGGAGGTAAACCGTTACCGAAAGGCACGGCTGGTAGTTGATTAA
- a CDS encoding ABC transporter permease, with protein sequence MNLYGIRAIYNFEMARMKRTVMQSVLSPVISTCLYFVVFGSAIGSRMGDIDNIAYGAYIIPGLVMLSLLMQSISNASFGIYMPKFSGTIYEVLSAPVSYVEVVLGYVGAAATKSIILGLIILATAKFFVDYDVLHPFWMLSFLVLTSVTFSLFGFIIGIWADGFEKLQIVPMMIVTPLVFLGGTFYSIDMLPEVWQTVSLFNPVVYLISGFRWAFYGVSDVHIAISVGMTLVFLTACMVGIWWIFKTGYRLRS encoded by the coding sequence ATGAACCTGTACGGTATCCGCGCAATCTACAATTTTGAAATGGCCCGCATGAAGCGCACTGTGATGCAAAGTGTGCTCTCGCCGGTTATCTCCACCTGCCTGTATTTCGTGGTGTTCGGCTCAGCCATCGGCTCGCGGATGGGCGATATCGACAACATCGCCTACGGCGCTTACATCATCCCCGGCCTGGTGATGCTGTCGCTGCTGATGCAGAGCATTTCCAACGCTTCCTTCGGGATCTACATGCCCAAGTTCTCGGGCACCATCTATGAAGTGCTCTCTGCCCCGGTCTCCTATGTGGAAGTAGTGCTCGGCTATGTCGGTGCCGCTGCCACCAAGTCCATCATTCTGGGGCTTATCATCCTGGCGACTGCCAAGTTCTTTGTAGACTACGACGTACTGCACCCCTTCTGGATGCTCTCCTTCCTGGTGCTTACCTCGGTGACCTTCAGCCTGTTCGGTTTCATCATTGGCATCTGGGCCGATGGATTCGAAAAACTCCAGATCGTGCCGATGATGATTGTCACACCGCTGGTTTTCCTTGGCGGTACCTTCTATTCAATCGACATGCTGCCAGAGGTCTGGCAGACGGTGAGCCTGTTCAATCCGGTGGTTTACCTGATCAGCGGTTTCCGTTGGGCGTTTTACGGCGTGTCTGACGTTCATATTGCCATCAGTGTGGGGATGACCCTCGTGTTCCTCACGGCCTGCATGGTCGGCATCTGGTGGATTTTCAAGACCGGCTACCGGTTGCGCTCGTGA
- a CDS encoding phosphonate ABC transporter ATP-binding protein, which produces MAGFELSGLTASFGGQRVIGPVALDVKEGDQVALVGKSGAGKSTLIRLIHQRVNRESSLVPQDLGLVSALPVFHNVFMGQLDKHSTWYNTITLIRPFKEDRRQVEELLDALTMSEKLWIPTASLSGGQRQRVAIARALYRNAPVLLADEPISALDDPMAHHVMQLLKERFKTSVIALHDVEMAMKYCNRIVGIQDGQITLDEASDRLAAADIMSLY; this is translated from the coding sequence ATGGCAGGGTTTGAACTCTCAGGCCTGACGGCATCTTTTGGGGGTCAACGGGTCATTGGACCCGTTGCCCTTGATGTAAAAGAAGGAGATCAGGTCGCTCTGGTCGGAAAGAGTGGCGCCGGTAAGTCCACTCTGATCCGGCTTATCCATCAAAGGGTCAACCGGGAGTCTTCCCTGGTTCCCCAGGATCTCGGCCTGGTAAGCGCCTTGCCCGTATTTCATAACGTGTTTATGGGGCAGCTGGACAAGCATTCCACCTGGTACAACACCATCACGCTCATTCGCCCGTTCAAAGAGGATCGCAGGCAGGTTGAAGAGTTGCTGGACGCACTCACAATGTCGGAGAAACTGTGGATTCCCACGGCCTCCCTTTCCGGTGGCCAGCGACAGCGGGTAGCCATTGCCAGAGCCCTGTATCGCAACGCGCCTGTATTACTTGCTGATGAGCCGATCTCCGCGTTGGATGACCCCATGGCGCATCACGTAATGCAACTGCTCAAGGAGCGCTTCAAAACCAGCGTGATTGCGCTGCACGACGTTGAAATGGCGATGAAGTACTGCAACCGAATCGTTGGCATCCAGGATGGGCAGATAACCCTGGATGAGGCCAGTGACAGGCTGGCAGCCGCAGACATCATGTCGCTTTATTAG